A single Desulfuromonas sp. DNA region contains:
- a CDS encoding AAA family ATPase: protein MGKGAIFLAETLDKDLNTTGKTITVRADYKAIGRESCVNDREIWRIIGSWETYKGKKQITAQQAFLFRPRGDHIVDLLTHNPRFAGLGEAYAERLWANLGTDLHDILNSGDFHALEDAMMVAEVRNAEKVARTAIEAWAEMGYGEVVSWLDSLRAGEKMGVRMGRKIYECWGDKAKEIVTADPYRLVAFTNSYEKKKDNKKRKGWKLVDGIARSVFMIPPDDVRRQHAAIVDSLFCQYDEKSTIVDRDTLFDELKKRLGNEKLAERTLKENFASRAFLTNDRFWQARGAFLMEKAVAEGLAALAQIKQYELFGENAANKERIRGVIREFEGEEGYDLGDEQKKAVELALENQVSVITGGAGVGKTSVLTCLHKCIEDAGGRVIQMALSGRASRRMATTTKRHAITIAGFLSKEQDFDGKPTIIIDEASMLDLPLTYRIVKKVPLGCRLVFVGDAEQLSPIGPGKVFHLLTKDFRGIFPTVELTKVYRQDGATGIPAVADAIRRSEWPELPEFDGQKGVGVSVIPAPGSALLGSFDKEGKYQNGILEDLYEKLGGNSEEDVQILSATRGEDSCGTVGINEAFHEKYALGCRKALVWYNHVDYFLERWIDSGFSEGDKVMFTYNDWDRDLFNGSLGVVTNAYGSTSDPAPETDSPRMEVDFDTGAQELNAEDLDSCELAYSITVHKAQGSQFERVIIPIRKGNLLDRSLIYTAITRGVKQVVLVGDIEAAANAVRSEAHADKRQVGLGHLLKLEVHSYSRNAFDQPHAQGS, encoded by the coding sequence GTGGGCAAAGGAGCAATCTTCCTTGCGGAGACCTTGGATAAAGACCTCAATACGACAGGCAAAACCATCACTGTCCGGGCTGACTACAAAGCCATTGGCCGCGAATCATGTGTCAACGATCGCGAGATATGGCGCATCATCGGTTCCTGGGAAACCTATAAAGGCAAAAAGCAGATTACAGCTCAACAGGCCTTCCTCTTCCGTCCCCGCGGCGATCACATTGTCGACCTGCTCACCCATAACCCAAGGTTCGCTGGACTAGGCGAAGCATATGCTGAACGGCTATGGGCGAACCTTGGGACAGATCTCCATGACATCCTAAACTCAGGCGATTTCCATGCGCTTGAAGACGCCATGATGGTGGCTGAGGTCCGCAACGCAGAGAAGGTCGCCCGAACAGCTATTGAAGCATGGGCCGAGATGGGTTATGGCGAGGTTGTGTCTTGGCTGGATTCGCTCCGTGCAGGAGAGAAGATGGGCGTGCGTATGGGACGCAAAATATATGAGTGCTGGGGTGACAAAGCCAAGGAAATTGTCACGGCCGACCCTTATCGGCTAGTCGCCTTCACAAACAGCTACGAGAAAAAAAAAGACAACAAGAAAAGAAAGGGTTGGAAACTTGTCGACGGCATTGCCCGGTCCGTCTTCATGATTCCGCCTGATGATGTAAGGCGCCAGCACGCCGCAATCGTTGACTCGCTCTTCTGCCAGTACGATGAGAAATCAACGATTGTTGACAGGGACACCCTTTTCGATGAACTCAAAAAGAGGCTTGGCAATGAAAAACTCGCTGAGCGCACCCTGAAGGAGAATTTTGCTTCACGGGCATTCCTAACCAATGACCGATTCTGGCAGGCCAGGGGGGCCTTCCTCATGGAAAAAGCCGTCGCGGAAGGATTGGCGGCGCTCGCTCAGATCAAGCAGTACGAATTATTTGGGGAGAATGCGGCGAATAAGGAACGAATCAGGGGTGTTATACGAGAATTTGAGGGCGAAGAAGGGTACGACCTAGGGGATGAACAAAAAAAAGCCGTAGAACTCGCCCTAGAGAACCAGGTGTCAGTCATTACTGGGGGAGCCGGTGTAGGAAAAACCTCAGTTTTAACATGTCTTCATAAATGTATTGAGGATGCTGGGGGTAGGGTGATCCAAATGGCCCTTAGCGGTCGGGCCTCTCGACGTATGGCAACAACAACCAAGCGCCATGCGATCACCATCGCCGGTTTTCTGAGCAAAGAGCAAGACTTCGACGGAAAGCCGACAATTATCATCGATGAGGCCTCGATGCTAGACCTACCGCTGACCTACCGTATCGTCAAGAAGGTTCCCCTTGGTTGTCGCCTGGTCTTTGTCGGGGACGCAGAGCAGTTGTCACCCATCGGTCCAGGCAAGGTGTTCCATCTGTTGACAAAAGATTTCCGTGGCATTTTTCCGACCGTTGAATTAACCAAAGTGTACCGACAGGATGGCGCTACAGGCATCCCGGCGGTCGCCGACGCCATCAGGAGAAGCGAGTGGCCAGAACTACCTGAATTTGATGGCCAGAAAGGAGTCGGCGTCAGTGTTATTCCAGCCCCAGGCAGTGCATTGCTAGGCTCTTTCGATAAAGAGGGCAAATACCAAAACGGCATTCTTGAAGACCTTTACGAAAAACTGGGCGGAAACAGCGAAGAGGACGTTCAGATCCTGTCAGCGACCCGCGGAGAAGACTCTTGTGGGACAGTGGGAATTAACGAGGCCTTCCACGAAAAATATGCGCTTGGCTGTCGCAAAGCTCTTGTTTGGTACAACCACGTGGATTACTTTTTGGAGAGGTGGATCGATTCAGGTTTCAGTGAAGGCGACAAGGTGATGTTCACTTACAACGACTGGGACCGTGATCTGTTCAACGGGTCCCTCGGTGTTGTCACCAACGCCTATGGTTCAACCTCAGACCCCGCACCCGAAACTGATAGTCCACGCATGGAGGTTGACTTCGATACAGGCGCCCAGGAACTCAACGCCGAAGATCTGGACTCGTGTGAATTGGCGTACAGCATTACTGTCCACAAGGCGCAAGGAAGCCAGTTTGAGCGTGTCATTATTCCGATCAGAAAGGGAAACCTTCTCGATCGATCCTTGATATATACCGCAATCACACGTGGAGTTAAGCAAGTCGTCCTAGTAGGTGACATTGAAGCTGCAGCTAATGCGGTCAGATCAGAGGCCCACGCCGATAAACGACAGGTGGGACTGGGCCATCTCCTTAAGTTAGAAGTGCATTCATACTCTAGAAATGCCTTCGACCAACCCCA